From a single Bryobacter aggregatus MPL3 genomic region:
- the uvrA gene encoding excinuclease ABC subunit UvrA, which yields MPKEKAKTPQDHGAIEVHGARVHNLKDISLDIPHNVLTVVTGVSGSGKSSLAFDTIYAEGQRRYVESLSAYARQFLERMEKPDVDEILGLAPPVAIKQKNTTRNPRSTVATSTEIYDFLRLLFARAGETWCPVCNIPVIRDSVDHVAHRILQEEPGTRWYALFPITKEKLKTDALRDRLFELRAKGFTRLYQEGRTFEFSSPESLLELNFGLPVFALVDRLVLTADVRSRLVDAIEIAYREGGELIIEQAGTDTPQRLRFNEAFQCKTCGTEFKDPEPRLFSFNNPFGACPTCQGFGRTMDYDVDKIIPNPGLALNEGAIDPWTKPTYVWYYEEFKKTSKGKVRHNIAFADLKQNEQDYVMDAVREFFSKVVEPKKYKVHVRVFMSRYRGYTRCPDCHGTRLRQEARNVRVGGKIISEVSSLNIRDAMLFFDGVALRPEQQAVADKILNEVRQRLRFLNDVGLDYLTLDRLAMTLSGGEAQRIQLATCLGSRLVGACYVLDEPSIGLHSRDTHRLIKILKDLRDIGNTILVVEHDQEVMESADHIIDLGPGAGEHGGEIIFAGPYGDLLKPKKSGQSLTGLYLRNEKNVAPRRVRRVPDPKRQVVFRGARANNLRGIDVSIPLGLMVAVTGVSGSGKSSLMHEVIFKTLERRLSLGASAKVATRKKAVAEPEADAEDSSAESQRQTCRSVEGDYHLSDVILVDQSPIGRTPRSNPVTYIKAFDLIRDLFANTKESQARGYQAGHFSFNIPGGRCETCQGDGTVTVEMQFLADVELVCDDCKGTRFKPQILEIQYKGANIHETLQMTVREAIAHFADAARLVAKLQVLEDVGLGYLRLGQSATTLSGGEAQRVKLASHLSQSSSAKTLFIFDEPTTGLHFDDIRKLLTSFQRLIENGGSILLIEHNLDVVKAADWVIDLGPEGGDGGGQIVATGTPEQLVEVAESHTGHYLKPILEKYY from the coding sequence ATCCCGAAAGAAAAAGCGAAAACGCCCCAGGACCATGGTGCGATTGAGGTCCACGGTGCCCGCGTTCACAACCTCAAGGATATCTCCCTCGACATTCCTCACAATGTGTTGACGGTAGTGACTGGTGTGTCTGGTTCCGGTAAATCATCCTTAGCCTTCGATACGATTTACGCCGAAGGCCAGCGCCGCTATGTCGAATCGCTGTCCGCTTACGCGCGGCAGTTTCTCGAACGCATGGAGAAGCCGGATGTCGACGAGATTCTCGGCCTGGCGCCTCCGGTGGCTATCAAGCAGAAGAATACGACGCGCAACCCACGCTCGACCGTCGCGACGTCGACCGAGATCTATGACTTTCTACGTCTGCTCTTCGCGCGCGCCGGCGAAACCTGGTGCCCGGTCTGCAACATTCCGGTGATTCGCGATTCGGTGGACCATGTCGCCCATCGGATCTTGCAGGAAGAGCCAGGCACGCGCTGGTATGCATTGTTTCCGATCACCAAGGAAAAGCTCAAAACGGATGCATTGCGGGACCGCTTGTTTGAACTGCGCGCCAAGGGTTTTACGCGCCTCTACCAGGAGGGCCGCACTTTTGAGTTCTCGAGCCCGGAGAGTCTGCTTGAGCTGAACTTCGGTTTGCCGGTTTTCGCCTTGGTCGATCGTCTTGTGCTGACGGCGGATGTCCGCTCGCGTCTGGTTGATGCGATTGAAATCGCCTATCGCGAGGGCGGCGAATTGATTATCGAGCAGGCTGGCACCGACACGCCGCAGCGGCTTCGCTTTAACGAAGCCTTCCAGTGTAAGACTTGCGGGACTGAATTCAAAGACCCCGAGCCGCGGCTCTTCAGTTTCAACAATCCATTTGGCGCTTGCCCCACTTGCCAGGGTTTTGGCCGCACGATGGACTACGACGTCGACAAGATCATCCCCAACCCTGGACTGGCGCTCAACGAGGGGGCCATCGACCCCTGGACCAAGCCGACCTATGTCTGGTATTACGAGGAGTTCAAGAAGACTAGCAAGGGCAAGGTGCGCCACAACATCGCTTTTGCGGACCTGAAGCAGAACGAACAGGACTACGTCATGGACGCGGTTCGCGAATTCTTCAGCAAAGTGGTGGAACCGAAGAAGTACAAGGTTCATGTGCGGGTCTTTATGTCCCGCTATCGTGGCTACACGCGCTGTCCCGATTGCCACGGCACGCGGCTGCGCCAGGAAGCGCGCAATGTGCGTGTCGGCGGCAAGATCATCAGCGAGGTGTCCAGCCTGAACATTCGCGACGCGATGCTGTTTTTTGATGGCGTTGCATTGCGGCCGGAACAGCAAGCGGTGGCCGATAAGATTCTGAATGAAGTCCGCCAGCGCCTGCGTTTTCTGAATGACGTCGGGCTCGACTATCTGACGCTGGACCGTCTGGCGATGACGCTGTCGGGCGGGGAAGCGCAACGCATCCAGTTGGCCACCTGTCTTGGGTCGCGATTGGTCGGCGCTTGCTATGTGCTCGATGAGCCGAGCATTGGCTTACACTCGCGCGATACGCACCGGCTGATCAAGATCCTGAAGGACCTGCGCGATATCGGAAACACGATCCTGGTGGTGGAGCATGATCAGGAAGTGATGGAGTCTGCCGATCACATCATCGATCTAGGGCCCGGCGCCGGAGAGCATGGCGGAGAGATTATTTTTGCAGGTCCTTACGGCGACTTGTTGAAGCCGAAAAAATCGGGCCAGTCGCTCACCGGCCTTTATCTTCGCAATGAGAAGAACGTAGCGCCGCGCCGGGTGCGCCGGGTTCCAGATCCGAAGCGACAGGTGGTGTTCCGGGGTGCCCGGGCAAACAATCTGCGCGGCATCGATGTCAGCATTCCGCTGGGACTGATGGTGGCGGTGACGGGCGTTTCCGGTTCTGGCAAGTCTTCCCTGATGCATGAGGTGATTTTCAAGACCTTAGAGCGGCGTCTGAGTCTGGGGGCTTCGGCGAAGGTCGCGACGCGTAAGAAGGCTGTTGCCGAACCCGAGGCCGATGCCGAGGATTCTTCGGCCGAGTCACAGCGCCAGACCTGTCGCTCTGTCGAAGGCGACTATCATCTGAGCGATGTGATTCTGGTGGACCAGTCGCCGATTGGCCGGACTCCCCGGTCGAATCCGGTGACCTATATCAAGGCCTTCGATCTGATTCGCGATCTGTTTGCGAATACGAAAGAATCGCAGGCGCGTGGCTACCAGGCCGGGCACTTCTCGTTCAATATTCCCGGGGGGCGTTGCGAGACCTGTCAAGGCGACGGGACGGTCACGGTGGAGATGCAGTTCCTCGCCGACGTTGAACTGGTTTGTGATGATTGCAAGGGCACGCGCTTCAAGCCGCAGATTCTGGAGATCCAGTACAAGGGCGCCAACATTCACGAGACGCTGCAGATGACGGTGCGCGAGGCAATTGCGCACTTTGCCGATGCGGCGCGCTTAGTGGCGAAGCTTCAGGTGCTGGAGGATGTAGGGCTTGGTTATCTCCGGCTTGGCCAGTCGGCGACAACGCTGTCGGGCGGGGAAGCGCAGCGCGTCAAACTCGCCTCGCATCTTTCGCAATCCTCAAGTGCGAAGACGCTGTTTATCTTTGACGAGCCGACAACCGGCTTGCATTTTGACGATATCCGCAAGCTGCTCACCAGCTTCCAACGCTTGATTGAAAACGGTGGCAGCATTCTGCTGATCGAGCATAATCTGGACGTGGTGAAAGCGGCGGACTGGGTGATCGATCTGGGGCCGGAAGGCGGCGATGGCGGTGGACAGATTGTCGCCACCGGCACGCCAGAACAACTGGTGGAAGTGGCGGAATCGCATACCGGACACTATCTGAAGCCGATTCTGGAGAAGTACTACTAG
- the mutY gene encoding A/G-specific adenine glycosylase gives MRIAPRLKQWFDLEQRDLPWRRTRDPYRIWLSEIMLQQTRVAAVIPYYERFLEKYPDYTTLAAAPEDELLGMWQGLGYYSRARNLQKAAQQMVKMGRFPSTYAEIRELPGVGDYTAAAVASIAFGLPEIGLDGNIVRVMARWTAEKADVRKPATRAKLLETAREHLDKKNPGTYKQSLMELGATICLPKAPKCLYCPINDDCGARLQGLADTLPIQLGKRPPIDEPKAVFWVVHDKQLLLWQRPANSQRLRGFWELPEAGMINDVEAGRLVGEFTHSIVNHRYRVQLFEAKLQGDPGKICQWIPLDQVDSLTLSTIVRKCIKLFN, from the coding sequence ATGCGGATCGCTCCAAGACTGAAGCAATGGTTTGACCTCGAGCAGCGTGATCTGCCCTGGCGGCGGACTCGCGATCCCTATCGCATCTGGCTGTCCGAGATCATGTTGCAGCAGACCCGGGTCGCGGCCGTCATCCCTTATTACGAGCGATTCCTCGAAAAATACCCGGACTACACCACTCTCGCCGCTGCCCCCGAAGACGAACTCCTCGGCATGTGGCAAGGGCTCGGCTACTACTCCCGCGCCCGGAATCTGCAAAAAGCAGCCCAGCAAATGGTGAAAATGGGCCGCTTTCCATCAACCTACGCGGAGATCCGCGAGTTGCCCGGCGTCGGGGACTACACTGCGGCCGCAGTTGCCAGTATCGCCTTTGGCCTGCCCGAAATCGGGCTCGACGGCAACATCGTACGTGTCATGGCCCGCTGGACCGCAGAAAAAGCGGATGTCCGCAAGCCGGCAACTCGCGCCAAACTCCTCGAAACCGCGCGGGAGCATCTCGATAAGAAAAACCCCGGCACTTATAAGCAAAGCTTAATGGAGCTAGGGGCGACAATTTGCTTGCCCAAAGCACCCAAATGCCTTTATTGTCCTATCAACGATGATTGTGGTGCCAGGCTTCAGGGACTTGCAGACACCCTACCCATTCAACTCGGGAAAAGGCCGCCGATCGACGAGCCCAAGGCGGTCTTCTGGGTGGTTCACGATAAACAGCTGCTTTTGTGGCAACGACCAGCGAACAGCCAACGCCTGCGCGGATTTTGGGAGCTGCCAGAAGCAGGCATGATCAACGATGTGGAAGCAGGACGCCTCGTCGGCGAGTTCACGCATTCGATCGTCAACCATCGCTATCGTGTCCAGCTCTTTGAAGCGAAACTCCAAGGCGATCCCGGAAAGATCTGCCAATGGATCCCGCTCGATCAGGTCGATAGCCTGACTCTCAGTACAATCGTCCGCAAGTGCATCAAGTTATTCAATTGA
- a CDS encoding ThuA domain-containing protein, whose translation MFVVLFLAAISMMSADRELLLFAGTPSHPAGQHEHNAGVLLLQKALARVPGLHTTVALNGVWPAPAVIEKADGIFFFADGAEGHPIFKSEEHVAEIRRAVARGVGLMFYHYAIEPPAAKGHQEMLDWISGYFELNHSVNPHWDATFQSLPKHPITQGVKPFTIRDEWYFNMRVPKTLQNATPILVATPPKEVFSEKDGPRLGNPDVRAKVGQPQVVAWAVERPDGGRGVGWTGGHFHKNLGDDNFRKLVLNALLWISKVEVPAGGVLSSVSAADLAENWDKKN comes from the coding sequence GTGTTTGTGGTCTTGTTCTTAGCGGCGATCAGCATGATGAGTGCGGATCGGGAGTTGTTACTATTCGCCGGAACACCGAGCCATCCCGCAGGCCAGCACGAACATAATGCCGGAGTCCTGTTGCTGCAGAAAGCCCTCGCGCGTGTTCCTGGTCTGCACACGACGGTTGCGCTGAATGGCGTCTGGCCGGCGCCCGCAGTGATCGAGAAAGCCGATGGCATTTTCTTCTTTGCCGATGGTGCCGAGGGACATCCGATCTTCAAGTCCGAGGAGCATGTGGCCGAGATTCGCAGAGCCGTTGCCCGGGGAGTGGGATTGATGTTCTATCACTATGCCATCGAGCCACCAGCCGCCAAAGGCCATCAGGAAATGCTCGATTGGATCAGCGGCTACTTTGAACTGAATCACTCGGTCAACCCTCATTGGGACGCCACCTTCCAGTCCCTGCCGAAGCATCCGATCACGCAGGGAGTGAAGCCGTTTACCATTCGCGACGAGTGGTATTTCAATATGCGGGTTCCAAAGACGTTGCAGAATGCTACGCCAATTCTGGTGGCAACTCCGCCAAAGGAAGTCTTTTCAGAGAAAGACGGCCCGCGGCTGGGGAACCCGGATGTCCGCGCCAAGGTCGGCCAGCCGCAGGTGGTGGCCTGGGCGGTGGAGAGGCCGGACGGAGGACGCGGCGTCGGTTGGACGGGCGGACATTTTCATAAGAACTTAGGCGATGACAACTTCCGCAAGTTGGTGCTGAACGCGCTGCTTTGGATTTCGAAAGTCGAGGTGCCTGCCGGGGGAGTCCTTTCCTCCGTGAGCGCCGCAGATCTGGCTGAGAACTGGGACAAGAAAAATTAG
- a CDS encoding sugar phosphate isomerase/epimerase family protein codes for MKFGVNTFIWAAEFGQEQMPLLPGIKAGGFDGVEVPLFRASSFAAAEIRKGTEAAGLEVTICSVLVQGLSLISDDAEVRRQTLAHMKEVIAAGAEAGAKLIAGPLYSPVGYLPGRRRTSAEWKWAVEAYQTLGDTLRAHDVTIAIEPLNRFETYFLNTAADAARLCDEINHPNVGVLFDTFHANIEEKDIAAGYRTVGKHLKHVHTCENDRGIPGSGHVEWPSVFAALKELNYDGWLTIESFGFALGELSAAASIWRDIEKSPESIAFEGVKFLRQNVKS; via the coding sequence ATGAAATTTGGAGTGAATACATTTATCTGGGCTGCCGAGTTTGGCCAGGAACAGATGCCCTTGCTGCCGGGGATCAAAGCAGGTGGTTTCGATGGTGTCGAGGTGCCGCTCTTTCGCGCCTCCAGCTTTGCCGCCGCCGAGATCCGCAAAGGGACAGAAGCAGCCGGGCTTGAAGTGACCATCTGCTCCGTACTCGTCCAGGGCCTGAGCCTGATCAGCGACGACGCTGAAGTCCGTCGCCAAACGCTCGCCCATATGAAAGAAGTGATTGCAGCCGGCGCCGAGGCTGGGGCAAAGCTGATCGCCGGCCCGCTCTATTCGCCGGTTGGATATTTACCAGGCCGACGCCGCACAAGTGCCGAATGGAAGTGGGCCGTCGAGGCTTACCAGACTCTCGGCGACACGCTCCGTGCGCATGACGTCACGATTGCGATTGAACCCCTGAATCGCTTTGAGACCTACTTTCTCAACACCGCCGCCGACGCGGCGAGGCTCTGCGATGAAATCAATCATCCGAATGTCGGCGTCCTCTTCGATACCTTCCACGCGAACATTGAAGAGAAAGACATCGCCGCCGGTTACCGGACGGTGGGCAAGCATCTGAAGCATGTCCACACCTGTGAGAACGACCGCGGAATTCCGGGCAGCGGGCACGTCGAGTGGCCTTCAGTCTTTGCAGCCTTGAAAGAGTTAAATTACGATGGCTGGCTGACCATCGAGAGCTTCGGCTTTGCGCTGGGAGAACTCTCCGCCGCCGCGTCGATCTGGCGCGACATCGAGAAGTCGCCAGAATCCATCGCCTTTGAGGGCGTAAAATTCCTGCGGCAGAACGTGAAGTCCTAG